Genomic segment of Planctomycetia bacterium:
GCATACGACGCGACAACTCAAAAGTAAGAAGGCAAAAGTCAAAAGTAAGCCACGAGCGCAAAACATCGGCGGCGCACTTTCGCGCGCCGCCGAGGCGTGGTTCGCGCTGGATATCTGCTACTGCGCCGCGACTCCGAAATCTCCCTTCAAGCTCCGCCACACCGAATGGATGTGGTTGGCGGGATTGCCGGCCGGGTCGGATTGGATGTTCACCAATTCCAAGACGAACGTCGGGCCCTGTACTCGATAGTAGTGCCCGACCCCCGGTTTCGTCGAGCCGGACCAAGCGAAATAGATCCGATCGGGATTCGCCGCTTTAAGGTCGGCCAAGCGCGCGGCACCGAGTTCCGGAGCCAAGTTCGCGCAGTAAGCTTCGAGCAGCGACCAGAGGGTCTTCTTCTGCGCGTCGTTCAGATCGGTTGCGGCAATCCCTTCCGGCGCGGTGTGCGGCGGTTGCGGCAGGCCGGCGGCGCGATAATCTTTCGGAGCTTCCTTCGCGATCAGGGCCTTCTTCAGGCCCGCTTCGTCGAGCGAGTTCACGAGGTCGAACGCGAGTTGTTCTTCGTCGGCCAGGGTGCGGGTTCCCACTTCCGGGCCCCCCGGAACGAAGATGCTGACGGTCGCGGGATTGGCACCCATAAACGACGGCGTATCGCTGACGACTTGGCCGTCGCGAATGACGAAGTTGAGCGAGTAGTGATGCCCCTCGAAGCTATAGCCCCAAGTTCCGGTCGCGGCCGGCTTGCCGAAGATCGTGAGGAAGTAACGCTCCGGATCACGCAGCGGCGAGCCCTTCAGGTTCTTCTCCCCTTCGAGCAAGTTGGTTTCCAGCGACATGATGCGCTCGGCGGTCTGGTAGCCGACGTCGCTGAGCGAAGCCTTGACGAGAGCCAGGCAGAGCTTGCGCTGGTCGGCGGTAATGTCGCGATATTGCAAGCCCTTGCGTTGC
This window contains:
- a CDS encoding DUF3500 domain-containing protein, translating into MKRLALSCYAWSLLLTLAQAAAPESASPAVPSTAVPSTAKVAAAITAAAEKFLVGLDAATLAKVTMRFDDPARLDWHNIPKPQRKGLQYRDITADQRKLCLALVKASLSDVGYQTAERIMSLETNLLEGEKNLKGSPLRDPERYFLTIFGKPAATGTWGYSFEGHHYSLNFVIRDGQVVSDTPSFMGANPATVSIFVPGGPEVGTRTLADEEQLAFDLVNSLDEAGLKKALIAKEAPKDYRAAGLPQPPHTAPEGIAATDLNDAQKKTLWSLLEAYCANLAPELGAARLADLKAANPDRIYFAWSGSTKPGVGHYYRVQGPTFVLELVNIQSDPAGNPANHIHSVWRSLKGDFGVAAQ